A single genomic interval of Musa acuminata AAA Group cultivar baxijiao chromosome BXJ3-4, Cavendish_Baxijiao_AAA, whole genome shotgun sequence harbors:
- the LOC135635041 gene encoding MADS-box protein SOC1-like, which yields MCKEERIRKNTVVPSRLLDRKKTPRSSVFAIFGGWVAATATMVRGKTQLKRIENATSRQVTFSKRRNGLLKKALELSVLCDAEIGLIIFSARGKLYEFASSSMRDTIERYQAHAKQCNSSSAIEHENQPSRQEAASLFTKIEHLEASKRKILGENLESSSIEELGELEIKLEQSLRKIRGKKYQLLEEELVQLQQKENNLAEENTLLREKLQHKLPSAASKEVVPYDISGEYAEVETELCIGCPGRGRRSGTLQR from the exons ATGTGCAAAGAGGAACGAATAAGGAAAAACACGGTGGTTCCGAGTCGTCTGCTCGATCGCAAGAAGACTCCCCGATCCAGTGTCTTTGCCATTTTTG GTGGGTGGGTGGCTGCGACGGCGACGATGGTGAGGGGGAAGACGCAGCTGAAGCGGATAGAGAACGCGACCAGCCGGCAGGTGACCTTCTCCAAGCGGAGAAACGGGTTGCTGAAGAAGGCCTTGGAGCTGTCGGTGCTCTGCGACGCCGAGATCGGCCTCATCATCTTCTCCGCCCGTGGGAAGCTCTACGAGTTCGCCAGCTCCAG CATGCGAGATACTATTGAGCGCTATCAAGCACATGCGAAACAATGTAACAGCAGCAGTGCCATAGAACATGAGAATCAG CCATCAAGACAAGAAGCTGCAAGCTTGTTTACGAAGATTGAACATCTTGAAGCCTCTAAAAG GAAGATCTTAGGTGAGAATTTGGAGTCATCTTCCATTGAAGAACTGGGTGAATTGGAGATCAAGCTAGAACAAAGCCTACGCAAAATTAGAGGAAAGAAG tatcaattgCTAGAGGAGGAGCTCGTGCAGCTTCAACAGAAG GAGAACAACCTGGCGGAGGAGAACACATTACTACGAGAAAAG TTACAACATAAGCTACCATCTGCTGCTTCCAAGGAAGTTGTTCCATACGACATATCTGGTGAATATGCCGAGGTTGAGACAGAGCTTTGCATTGGATGTccaggaagaggaaggagaagcGGCACATTGCAACGTTGA
- the LOC135637223 gene encoding SUMO-conjugating enzyme SCE1: MSGGIARGRLAEERKSWRKNHPHGFVAKPETLPDGSVNLMIWHCTIPGKQGTDWEGGYFPLTLHFSEDYPSKPPKCKFPQGFFHPNVYPSGTVCLSILNEDSGWRPAITVKQILVGIQDLLDQPNPADPAQTDGYHLFIQDPAEYKRRVRQQAKQYPPLV, encoded by the exons ATGTCGGGAGGCATAGCTCGCGGCAGGCTAGCGGAGGAGCGGAAGTCCTGGCGCAAGAATCATCCCCAT GGTTTTGTGGCGAAACCTGAGACGTTGCCCGACGGTTCCGTGAATCTCATGATTTGGCACTGCACCATCCCCGGTAAGCAAGGG ACTGATTGGGAAGGTGGCTACTTCCCCCTTACTCTCCATTTCAGTGAAGACTACCCCAGCAAGCCTCCTAAATGCAAGTTTCCTCAAGGTTTCTTCCATCCAAATGTGTATCCTTCTGGAACTGTATGCCTGTCGATTCTCAATGAGGATAGT GGATGGAGACCAGCCATTACTGTAAAACAAATTCTTGTGGGAATACAGGACTTGCTTGATCAGCCTAATCCCGCTGACCCTGCGCAGACTGATGGTTATCACCTCTTCATCCAG GATCCAGCGGAGTATAAAAGACGTGTTCGACAGCAGGCTAAACAGTACCCACCGCTGGTGTAG
- the LOC135635020 gene encoding scarecrow-like protein 8 has translation MASGFPGREFGLGAGGRGGTLLKRTLADMEIQHQQQQMQLQHQHQHQQSLFLRSVKQRTLAAPPSIVTLSPAVVGAFPCNSFSAATQSSVSTSSTVTSAGFAFPRRPELLAGSVPEVRSSGSLRDQLKELERRLLLDDEEEEASASGSAVTHAAWSEAIQSLMSTPQPPVATTTAGHLSPSPTSSSSSTISSSASCSPPSSMPSPPPPPTGTSRQMLLDTATAIGEGNLHAATANLAAIKAAANPRGDAEQRLTAMMYATLFSRLNNLQTGSSHAVAELRSPEHFAATQMLYDLSPCFKLAFIAANHAILEATKDEPNIHILDFEVGHGSQYAAFLHALTQRLRHRPTIRVTAVVDPSSPFTNINSGGLRVVGERIEKLAERVGVGLRFSVVSRRPEELDAVALGCEPGEVLIVNLAFVLSRVADESVSLANPRDEILRRVRALQPRLVTLAEQEINTSTAAFPARFAEACVHYGALLESLEATAAAAAAVQKGVAERARAEAGLARRAVNAVAREGQERVERCEVLGKWRARMGMAGLKPVPLGPSSVEPVKYRLESAGSNPGFTIKEEVGGVALGFGWRGRVLTVLSAWR, from the coding sequence ATGGCGTCTGGGTTCCCCGGGCGAGAGTTCGGCCTTGGCGCGGGCGGAAGAGGAGGAACCCTCTTGAAACGCACGCTGGCGGACATGGAAATACAACATCAGCAGCAGCAGATGCAGTTGCAGCACCAGCACCAGCACCAGCAATCGCTTTTCCTCCGATCGGTGAAGCAAAGAACGCTTGCTGCGCCGCCCTCCATCGTCACGCTTTCCCCGGCCGTCGTCGGGGCTTTCCCCTGCAACTCGTTCTCTGCCGCGACCCAGAGCTCGGTTTCCACCTCGTCGACCGTCACTTCCGCCGGGTTCGCGTTCCCACGGAGACCCGAGTTGCTCGCCGGGTCGGTGCCGGAGGTGAGGTCTTCCGGCTCGTTGCGGGACCAGCTCAAGGAGCTGGAGCGGCGGCTACTGTTggatgacgaggaggaggaggccagCGCTTCGGGTTCTGCCGTCACCCATGCCGCGTGGAGCGAGGCGATCCAGAGTCTCATGTCGACGCCCCAGCCCCCGGTGGCCACGACGACTGCGGGCCACCTCTCGCCATCCCCGACCAGCTCCTCGTcctccaccatctcctcctccgcctcctgctCGCCTCCTTCTTCCATGCCttcccctcctccccctcccacTGGAACCTCGAGGCAGATGCTCCTCGACACCGCCACCGCCATCGGCGAAGGGAATCTGCATGCGGCGACGGCGAATCTCGCGGCGATCAAGGCTGCGGCCAACCCTCGCGGCGACGCCGAGCAGCGTCTCACGGCGATGATGTACGCCACGCTCTTCTCTCGCCTCAACAACCTGCAGACGGGAAGCTCCCACGCGGTGGCCGAGCTCCGCAGCCCGGAGCACTTCGCGGCGACCCAGATGCTCTACGATCTCTCCCCCTGCTTCAAGCTCGCGTTCATCGCTGCCAATCACGCGATCTTGGAGGCCACGAAGGACGAGCCCAACATCCACATACTTGACTTCGAAGTCGGGCACGGCAGTCAATACGCGGCCTTCCTCCACGCCCTCACCCAGCGCCTCCGCCACCGTCCCACCATCAGGGTCACTGCCGTCGTCGACCCCTCCTCCCCGTTCACCAACATCAACAGTGGCGGTCTGAGGGTCGTCGGCGAGCGGATCGAGAAGCTGGCGGAGCGTGTCGGTGTGGGGCTCCGATTCAGCGTCGTCTCCCGGCGGCCGGAGGAGCTAGACGCGGTGGCTCTCGGTTGCGAGCCCGGGGAGGTCCTGATCGTCAACCTAGCCTTCGTCCTCTCCCGCGTGGCGGACGAGAGCGTCTCCCTGGCGAACCCTCGCGACGAGATCCTCCGTCGCGTGCGTGCCCTCCAGCCGCGCCTGGTGACCCTCGCGGAGCAGGAGATCAACACCAGCACGGCGGCCTTCCCTGCCCGGTTCGCGGAGGCATGCGTTCACTACGGGGCGCTGCTGGAGTCGCTGGAGGCGacggccgcggcggcggcggctgtgcAGAAGGGGGTCGCCGAGCGGGCGCGAGCGGAGGCGGGGCTGGCGCGGCGTGCGGTGAACGCGGTGGCGAGGGAGGGCCAGGAGCGGGTGGAGCGGTGCGAAGTGTTGGGCAAGTGGCGGGCCCGGATGGGCATGGCCGGCCTCAAACCGGTCCCACTCGGACCATCATCGGTCGAACCCGTCAAATACCGGCTCGAGTCGGCCGGTTCCAACCCGGGGTTCACCATCAAGGAGGAGGTCGGCGGGGTGGCCCTCGGCTTCGGTTGGAGGGGGCGCGTGCTCACAGTCCTCTCCGCGTGGCGTTAG
- the LOC135635021 gene encoding homeobox protein knotted-1-like 3 isoform X1 produces MQSDQGLGMEMGVGAGGECSSSAAAAEQQLLKAEMAVHPLWEQLLGAHVGCLRVATPIDHLPLIDAQLAQSHHLVRSYAAGRRPLLSPHEKQELDSFLAQYLMVLCSFREQLQQHVRVHAVEAVIACREIEQSLQDLTGATLEEGSGATMSDDEDELQMDCPLDISVEGHDMMGFGPLLPTESERSLMERVRQELKIELKQGFRSRIEDVREEILRKRRAGKLPGDTTSILKQWWQQNSKWPYPTEDDKAKLVEETGLQLKQINNWFINQRKRNWHNSSQSATTLKSKRKK; encoded by the exons ATGCAAAGTGATCAAGGTCTGGGCATGGAGATGGGAGTAGGTGCAGGAGGGGAGTGCTCCTCTTCCGCCGCAGCGGCGGAGCAGCAGCTTCTGAAGGCGGAGATGGCGGTGCACCCGCTGTGGGAACAGCTGCTGGGGGCTCACGTCGGCTGCCTCCGGGTGGCCACGCCGATCGATCACCTACCGCTGATCGACGCGCAGCTGGCGCAGTCGCACCACCTGGTCCGGTCCTATGCCGCCGGTCGTCGCCCCTTGCTTTCCCCCCACGAGAAGCAAGAACTCGACTCCTTCCTG GCGCAGTATCTTATGGTGTTGTGCTCGTTCAGAGAGCAGCTCCAGCAGCACGTCCGTGTCCACGCCGTGGAGGCCGTCATAGCTTGCAGGGAGATCGAGCAGTCTTTGCAAGATCTCACAG GAGCAACTCTCGAAGAAGGGTCGGGAGCGACGATGTCGGACGATGAGGACGAGCTGCAGATGGACTGCCCATTAGATATCAGCGTGGAGGGGCATGACATGATGGGATTTGGGCCGCTGCTTCCCACTGAATCGGAGCGGTCTCTGATGGAGAGGGTGAGGCAAGAACTGAAGATTGAACTGAAACAG GGCTTTAGGTCGAGAATCGAGGATGTACGAGAAGAGATACTTCGGAAGAGAAGGGCGGGGAAGCTGCCCGGTGACACCACTTCGATATTGAAGCAATGGTGGCAGCAAAACTCCAAGTGGCCGTACCCTACA GAGGACGACAAAGCAAAGCTGGTGGAGGAGACAGGCCTGCAGCTGAAGCAGATCAACAACTGGTTCATCAACCAACGAAAGCGCAATTGGCACAACAGCTCCCAGTCGGCGACCACTCTCAAGTCCAAGCGCAAGAA GTGA
- the LOC135635021 gene encoding homeobox protein knotted-1-like 3 isoform X2, which produces MQSDQGLGMEMGVGAGGECSSSAAAAEQQLLKAEMAVHPLWEQLLGAHVGCLRVATPIDHLPLIDAQLAQSHHLVRSYAAGRRPLLSPHEKQELDSFLAQYLMVLCSFREQLQQHVRVHAVEAVIACREIEQSLQDLTGATLEEGSGATMSDDEDELQMDCPLDISVEGHDMMGFGPLLPTESERSLMERVRQELKIELKQGFRSRIEDVREEILRKRRAGKLPGDTTSILKQWWQQNSKWPYPTKHPHVIESIPLKKKGFAKAGRISSFRCQRCK; this is translated from the exons ATGCAAAGTGATCAAGGTCTGGGCATGGAGATGGGAGTAGGTGCAGGAGGGGAGTGCTCCTCTTCCGCCGCAGCGGCGGAGCAGCAGCTTCTGAAGGCGGAGATGGCGGTGCACCCGCTGTGGGAACAGCTGCTGGGGGCTCACGTCGGCTGCCTCCGGGTGGCCACGCCGATCGATCACCTACCGCTGATCGACGCGCAGCTGGCGCAGTCGCACCACCTGGTCCGGTCCTATGCCGCCGGTCGTCGCCCCTTGCTTTCCCCCCACGAGAAGCAAGAACTCGACTCCTTCCTG GCGCAGTATCTTATGGTGTTGTGCTCGTTCAGAGAGCAGCTCCAGCAGCACGTCCGTGTCCACGCCGTGGAGGCCGTCATAGCTTGCAGGGAGATCGAGCAGTCTTTGCAAGATCTCACAG GAGCAACTCTCGAAGAAGGGTCGGGAGCGACGATGTCGGACGATGAGGACGAGCTGCAGATGGACTGCCCATTAGATATCAGCGTGGAGGGGCATGACATGATGGGATTTGGGCCGCTGCTTCCCACTGAATCGGAGCGGTCTCTGATGGAGAGGGTGAGGCAAGAACTGAAGATTGAACTGAAACAG GGCTTTAGGTCGAGAATCGAGGATGTACGAGAAGAGATACTTCGGAAGAGAAGGGCGGGGAAGCTGCCCGGTGACACCACTTCGATATTGAAGCAATGGTGGCAGCAAAACTCCAAGTGGCCGTACCCTACA AAACACCCACATGTAATTGAATCGATCCCGTTGAAGAAGAAAGGATTTGCAAAGGCAGGTCGCATCTCATCGTTCAGATGTCAAAGATGTAAGTAA
- the LOC135635172 gene encoding uncharacterized protein LOC135635172 isoform X1, which produces MEKKKTAVVVGSPRARSCTRPWRWAKTLFFLATMLASLLLVCAPPLLVVLLDLLLPPALLSKSSLSASSLCEQLESFVFRSSLVDVPIVSAVRSFLILCAFLVCDGSRGVYLGITVICSSASMAYVLLKAFSMSSVAGAPRPILAIAAGEDAAVIQALFLGSLALAIAHMAVAYRTSCRERRKLLVYRIDVEAVCFPFPISRKVLDLCRIDHACFGNNRSL; this is translated from the exons atggagaagaagaagacggcGGTGGTGGTGGGTTCGCCCAGAGCGAGGTCTTGCACCCGGCCGTGGAGATGGGCCAAGACGCTCTTCTTCCTGGCCACCATGTTGGCCTCCCTCCTCCTCGTCTGCGCTCCGCCGCTCCTCGTCGTCCTGCTCGACCTCCTCCTCCCGCCGGCTCTGCTCTCCAAATCTTCCCTCTCCGCTTCGTCTCTCTGCGAACAGCTCGAGAGCTTCGTCTTCCGATCCTCCTTGGTCGACGTGCCGATCGTTTCCGCAGTCAGATCCTTCCTCATCCTGT GTGCTTTCCTCGTCTGCGACGGGAGCCGGGGAGTCTACCTTGGGATCACCGTCATCTGCAGCTCCGCGTCGATGGCGTACGTTCTGCTCAAGGCTTTCAGCATGTCCTCAGTGGCGGGAGCGCCGCGACCGATCCTCGCGATCGCCGCCGGCGAGGACGCTGCCGTGATCCAAGCGTTGTTCTTGGGATCCTTAGCTCTGGCCATCGCTCACATGGCGGTGGCGTACCGGACCAGCTGCAGGGAGCGGCGCAAGCTGCTCGTCTACAGAATCGATGTCGAAGCGGTATGCTTTCCTTTCCCCATCTCTCGTAAAGTTCTTGATCTATGCCGGATTGATCATGCATGCTTTGGGAATAACAGATCATTATAG
- the LOC135635172 gene encoding uncharacterized protein LOC135635172 isoform X2, translating into MEKKKTAVVVGSPRARSCTRPWRWAKTLFFLATMLASLLLVCAPPLLVVLLDLLLPPALLSKSSLSASSLCEQLESFVFRSSLVDVPIVSAVRSFLILCAFLVCDGSRGVYLGITVICSSASMAYVLLKAFSMSSVAGAPRPILAIAAGEDAAVIQALFLGSLALAIAHMAVAYRTSCRERRKLLVYRIDVEAVKGKGGLIKGDIKL; encoded by the exons atggagaagaagaagacggcGGTGGTGGTGGGTTCGCCCAGAGCGAGGTCTTGCACCCGGCCGTGGAGATGGGCCAAGACGCTCTTCTTCCTGGCCACCATGTTGGCCTCCCTCCTCCTCGTCTGCGCTCCGCCGCTCCTCGTCGTCCTGCTCGACCTCCTCCTCCCGCCGGCTCTGCTCTCCAAATCTTCCCTCTCCGCTTCGTCTCTCTGCGAACAGCTCGAGAGCTTCGTCTTCCGATCCTCCTTGGTCGACGTGCCGATCGTTTCCGCAGTCAGATCCTTCCTCATCCTGT GTGCTTTCCTCGTCTGCGACGGGAGCCGGGGAGTCTACCTTGGGATCACCGTCATCTGCAGCTCCGCGTCGATGGCGTACGTTCTGCTCAAGGCTTTCAGCATGTCCTCAGTGGCGGGAGCGCCGCGACCGATCCTCGCGATCGCCGCCGGCGAGGACGCTGCCGTGATCCAAGCGTTGTTCTTGGGATCCTTAGCTCTGGCCATCGCTCACATGGCGGTGGCGTACCGGACCAGCTGCAGGGAGCGGCGCAAGCTGCTCGTCTACAGAATCGATGTCGAAGCG GTCAAGGGAAAAGGTGGGCTAATTAAAGGAGACATCAAACTATGA